The proteins below come from a single Lentimicrobiaceae bacterium genomic window:
- a CDS encoding beta-lactamase family protein: protein MKTIISILFLGLTSLCLGQHQVHYADSVRKAYNIPEISYAVIDSKSILEIAALGHHSVDLNDTATLNDRFHLGSNTKAMTAFMIAKYVESGQLKWTTKFFDIFPEWKDMTNAAYQQITLQDLLSHRAGIQPFQGNNDPDIPEIKGTKQEKREAFGKFVLTLNPVEMDTVHKFSYSNAGYTLAALMLEKVTGKSWEQLIVKVFNHDLKLNVKFSWPENQKRKDTWGHVYENEKLTPVPSDTDYHLDFTEPAGDLNIRLKDYIRFIQLNIDGLQGHNNYLTAKTYQMIHKGLDNYALGWYNIYENGKEFSTHSGTAGTYYSLVQIDRIKGKAYIIFTNSFNQDTQQGVRLLMRKLKENYGS from the coding sequence ATGAAAACAATCATATCCATTTTATTTCTGGGTTTAACATCTTTATGCCTGGGGCAGCATCAGGTTCATTATGCTGACTCAGTTCGTAAAGCATACAACATTCCCGAAATCAGTTATGCTGTAATTGACAGTAAATCAATACTGGAGATAGCGGCACTCGGTCATCACTCAGTTGATCTTAATGACACCGCAACTTTAAACGACCGCTTCCATCTGGGGTCAAATACCAAAGCGATGACAGCGTTTATGATTGCCAAATATGTGGAAAGCGGACAACTCAAATGGACAACGAAATTCTTTGATATTTTTCCTGAATGGAAAGATATGACCAACGCAGCATATCAACAAATTACCCTGCAGGATTTACTTTCTCACCGGGCCGGAATACAGCCGTTTCAAGGTAACAATGACCCGGACATTCCTGAAATTAAAGGCACAAAACAAGAAAAAAGAGAAGCTTTTGGGAAGTTTGTTTTAACCTTAAATCCGGTTGAAATGGATACTGTTCATAAATTTTCCTATTCGAATGCCGGCTATACATTGGCTGCATTAATGCTAGAAAAAGTAACAGGTAAAAGTTGGGAGCAGTTAATTGTAAAAGTATTCAATCACGATCTGAAGTTGAATGTGAAATTTTCGTGGCCCGAGAATCAAAAACGGAAAGATACCTGGGGGCATGTTTATGAAAATGAAAAACTTACTCCAGTACCCTCAGATACTGATTATCATCTCGATTTTACTGAACCAGCAGGAGACTTAAATATCAGGCTGAAGGATTACATAAGATTTATTCAGCTGAATATAGACGGACTGCAGGGACACAATAATTATCTGACTGCAAAAACCTATCAAATGATACATAAAGGCTTGGATAATTATGCCTTGGGTTGGTACAATATTTATGAAAATGGCAAAGAATTTTCAACACATTCAGGCACCGCAGGAACATATTATTCACTCGTTCAAATTGATAGAATAAAAGGAAAAGCATACATTATTTTTACAAACTCTTTTAATCAGGATACACAGCAAGGAGTCAGACTTTTAATGAGAAAACTGAAAGAAAATTACGGCAGTTGA
- a CDS encoding DUF1573 domain-containing protein, producing MKKSITMLAAALMTMGSIFAQEVKTETAAQNPNAPEITFTKTVHDYGTIFVQGDGNCEFEFTNTGKEPLILSSVKSSCGCTVPSWPREPILPGKKESIKVKYDTNRLGPINKSITVMSNAKNTPVVLRIAGNIVKNQEETTIPEKNISTGTTPVSKK from the coding sequence ATGAAAAAGTCAATTACAATGTTAGCAGCAGCGCTTATGACCATGGGTTCAATTTTTGCTCAGGAAGTTAAAACTGAAACAGCTGCGCAAAATCCTAATGCACCTGAGATTACTTTTACTAAAACAGTTCATGATTATGGAACTATTTTTGTTCAGGGTGACGGAAACTGTGAATTTGAGTTTACCAATACAGGTAAAGAGCCTTTAATTCTTTCAAGTGTAAAATCTTCATGTGGTTGCACAGTTCCCAGCTGGCCGCGCGAACCAATTCTTCCCGGTAAAAAGGAAAGCATCAAAGTAAAATATGACACCAACCGCCTTGGCCCGATAAATAAGTCTATCACGGTTATGTCGAATGCCAAAAACACGCCGGTAGTTTTAAGAATTGCTGGAAACATTGTTAAAAACCAGGAGGAAACTACAATTCCTGAAAAAAATATCAGCACAGGAACTACTCCGGTATCGAAAAAATAA
- a CDS encoding DUF1295 domain-containing protein produces MIQYLSEPVITVFIYMTLIFILAMILKDNSIVDIFWGAGFIVLAIVSLWPFDYFDIKKMVVTLLIIVWGGRLSIHISKRNHGNAEDFRYANWRATWKFFVLRSFLQIFMLQGFFMLIISLPVLHINYHEEVSFGVIDIAGILIFLTGFYFEAVGDLQLRKFKQNPENKGKIMTEGLWRLTRHPNYFGEALLWWGIWLMAVPVVDGIFTIISPITITLLLRYVSGVPMLEKKYEGRPDWEKYKSETPVFIPFLK; encoded by the coding sequence ATGATACAATACCTGTCTGAACCGGTTATCACTGTCTTTATTTACATGACTTTGATTTTTATACTCGCCATGATACTGAAGGATAATTCCATTGTGGATATTTTTTGGGGCGCAGGATTTATAGTACTTGCCATAGTCAGTTTGTGGCCTTTTGATTATTTTGATATCAAAAAGATGGTGGTTACCCTGCTTATTATCGTGTGGGGAGGGCGGCTGTCCATCCACATTTCAAAACGAAATCATGGTAATGCTGAAGATTTCCGATATGCCAACTGGCGGGCTACATGGAAATTTTTCGTTCTCAGAAGTTTTCTCCAGATTTTTATGCTTCAGGGGTTTTTTATGTTAATCATCAGTTTGCCTGTGCTCCATATTAATTATCATGAAGAAGTTTCTTTTGGGGTTATTGACATTGCAGGTATTTTAATCTTTTTAACCGGGTTTTATTTTGAAGCAGTGGGCGACCTTCAATTGAGGAAATTCAAACAAAATCCTGAAAATAAGGGTAAAATTATGACTGAAGGATTGTGGCGCCTTACCCGTCACCCGAATTATTTCGGAGAAGCTCTTCTTTGGTGGGGAATATGGCTGATGGCTGTTCCCGTAGTGGATGGTATTTTTACTATTATCAGTCCGATAACTATAACGCTTCTGCTTCGTTATGTTTCCGGGGTTCCGATGCTGGAAAAAAAGTATGAAGGCCGTCCCGATTGGGAAAAGTACAAGTCAGAAACGCCCGTATTTATCCCATTTCTCAAATAA
- a CDS encoding T9SS type A sorting domain-containing protein, with amino-acid sequence MKARLLNIVFLLIVWNLNAQNFNFDFNTTGRRVCLVSSQVDLNNEQVKLIFHDSLLNSSEPLFISRRLAGTHTWNSIANNIAAGTGHWIDTNVNLGEVWEYQIKRQNTWTFEGNHYSATGYTMGALLHDNSIYKGQMILLVTNDIPDNLPAKYFRLKKELTADGWFVNELIVPRASDWDSGDEVIGIKNQIETIYANAPANDKPKSLFILGHVPLPRCGSTNVVAPDDHSQNTGARGSDGYYADMDGVYTDTATYDPGGLITPLAINYPGDFKWDQDFFPSDIEMAFGRVDFADLTEISTPEITLIENYLDRLSHYRNVSDGFYMGEKSAFYFGYNNSNDGSYRSLVNISKPENVFQKTDNSNHNQWVLNNGPFKIYMQNVTIPNLDDWLNYGMNATVYSSDQSYWGFGDVPQPLGVYSRIRTLLGMESKCLVALWTTMGINIFYQACDGLSIGEAMKEIINHNEVNQYLEKPPQQYDTQDWWNRTHFEIWGDPTLSLFQVRPITNLTLNNVNNNAVLQWAPSSDNDVIGYHIYESNAEFGKYQRISSSIVTTPDFLIPDYNPSHWYMVRALKVMESGCGKFLQPSIGISIQEDLTLNSNVYENASHINVFPSPTPHHLFINSNFRIQKISAFNRIGQEVLSKNMSDFNCLIEIESWQNGMYLIEIIDESGNKTIRKIIKSN; translated from the coding sequence ATGAAAGCAAGATTACTTAATATAGTATTTCTTTTGATAGTTTGGAATTTAAATGCTCAAAACTTCAATTTTGATTTCAACACCACTGGAAGACGTGTTTGTTTAGTCTCATCTCAAGTTGACCTGAATAATGAACAGGTTAAGTTAATTTTTCATGATTCTTTATTAAATTCAAGCGAACCCCTGTTCATCAGTAGACGTTTAGCAGGAACACATACCTGGAATAGTATTGCCAACAATATTGCTGCAGGTACAGGGCATTGGATAGATACAAACGTAAATTTGGGTGAAGTATGGGAATATCAGATAAAACGGCAGAATACATGGACTTTTGAGGGTAATCATTATAGTGCAACCGGTTATACAATGGGGGCATTACTTCATGATAATTCTATTTACAAAGGGCAAATGATTCTTTTAGTGACCAATGATATCCCCGATAATTTACCAGCAAAATATTTCCGCTTAAAAAAGGAACTGACTGCTGATGGTTGGTTTGTTAATGAATTAATTGTTCCAAGAGCTTCTGATTGGGATAGTGGGGATGAAGTAATTGGCATAAAAAATCAAATTGAAACCATATACGCTAATGCACCTGCTAATGACAAGCCAAAATCGCTTTTTATTTTAGGACATGTACCTTTGCCTCGTTGTGGTTCAACAAATGTTGTTGCACCGGATGATCATAGTCAAAATACCGGTGCGCGGGGAAGTGATGGTTATTATGCTGATATGGATGGCGTTTATACCGATACCGCCACTTATGACCCAGGCGGATTAATTACCCCTTTGGCAATTAATTACCCTGGGGATTTTAAATGGGATCAGGATTTTTTCCCCTCAGACATCGAAATGGCTTTTGGACGCGTTGATTTCGCTGATTTGACAGAAATTAGTACGCCTGAAATTACCTTGATAGAAAACTATTTAGACAGACTTAGCCATTATAGAAATGTAAGCGACGGGTTCTATATGGGAGAAAAATCTGCCTTTTATTTTGGTTATAATAACTCTAATGATGGTTCATATAGGTCATTGGTAAATATCTCAAAACCGGAAAATGTCTTTCAAAAAACTGACAATTCAAACCACAATCAATGGGTGTTAAACAATGGTCCTTTTAAAATATATATGCAAAATGTTACCATACCCAACCTTGATGATTGGTTAAATTATGGCATGAATGCAACTGTTTATTCAAGTGATCAGAGTTATTGGGGATTTGGCGATGTGCCTCAACCTCTAGGCGTTTACAGTCGCATTCGCACATTGCTGGGAATGGAATCCAAATGCCTGGTCGCTTTATGGACGACAATGGGAATTAATATTTTCTATCAGGCTTGTGACGGATTATCCATTGGTGAAGCAATGAAAGAAATCATCAATCATAACGAAGTAAATCAATATCTTGAAAAGCCTCCCCAACAATATGATACCCAGGATTGGTGGAACAGAACGCATTTTGAAATATGGGGCGATCCAACTTTAAGTCTGTTTCAAGTCAGGCCAATTACCAATCTCACACTTAATAATGTGAACAATAACGCGGTTTTACAATGGGCCCCTTCATCTGATAATGATGTTATTGGTTATCATATTTATGAATCAAATGCTGAATTTGGTAAATACCAAAGAATATCCAGCTCAATTGTTACAACACCTGATTTTCTTATTCCAGATTATAATCCTTCACACTGGTATATGGTAAGGGCTTTAAAAGTTATGGAATCAGGTTGTGGTAAATTTCTGCAGCCAAGTATTGGTATAAGTATTCAAGAGGACTTGACGCTCAATTCAAATGTCTATGAGAATGCATCTCATATAAATGTTTTTCCTAGTCCAACTCCTCATCATTTATTTATAAATTCAAACTTCAGAATACAAAAAATCAGCGCTTTTAATCGTATTGGGCAGGAAGTCTTATCGAAAAATATGTCTGATTTTAATTGTTTAATTGAAATTGAAAGTTGGCAAAATGGGATGTATTTGATTGAGATAATTGATGAATCAGGCAATAAGACAATCAGAAAAATCATAAAGTCAAATTGA
- a CDS encoding CocE/NonD family hydrolase, with translation MKYIILTLLFLAKITLISGQQYKPSDSIYIIQDSVSIPTEGGIDFSAIIVRKKESITPLPAILFYTTYDQGKTDDYFAKISADKGFVGVVAYARGIRTNINEYAPYEHEGTDVFKIIDWISKQAWCNGKVGMFGGSYTGFAQWATVKNIHPALKTIVPQVAVMPGFDSPMENNVPYGNILGWANDNIYKNKPYDRSLVFEWYNNGSSFRSLDSLGGQPNPIFKKWLQHPAYDAYWQTMVPTPLEYSKIDIPILSTTGYYDGSQIGAIQYLKLHYKYNKNANHYFVIGPYDHWGGQSKPQGNLMGYEIDSVANINMRDLAFQWLDFILKDKAQPEILKDKINFQVMGTNEWRHAPSLDKINNDTLTFYLDRTRLATQKPIKSGFEVQTVDFIDRNSQNNYYTPLIIFDTLDASNGLIFKTQPFETDFSMNGSFLGSLNVTINKKDMDISLVLYELMPNGKYFFLTRYIGRASYAKDNSHRQLLRPNKKEFITFNNTRFVSKKIGKGSQFVILLNINKHPFEIINYGSGKPVSEETIKDADEPLQIKWHNDSYIKIPVYQDFNARQ, from the coding sequence ATGAAATATATAATTCTAACATTACTTTTTCTGGCAAAAATTACGTTGATATCTGGCCAGCAATATAAACCATCAGACAGCATTTATATTATACAGGACAGTGTAAGCATACCGACCGAAGGCGGTATTGACTTTTCGGCTATTATAGTCCGAAAAAAAGAGAGCATAACACCCTTGCCTGCCATTCTTTTTTATACAACTTACGATCAAGGGAAGACTGACGACTATTTTGCTAAAATTTCAGCTGATAAAGGTTTTGTTGGAGTTGTTGCTTATGCGCGTGGCATCCGCACAAATATAAACGAATATGCTCCTTATGAACATGAGGGAACCGATGTCTTTAAAATTATTGACTGGATAAGCAAACAAGCATGGTGCAATGGAAAAGTAGGAATGTTTGGGGGTAGTTATACTGGATTTGCACAATGGGCAACTGTAAAAAATATTCATCCGGCTTTAAAAACGATTGTTCCGCAAGTAGCTGTGATGCCAGGTTTTGATTCCCCTATGGAAAACAACGTCCCTTATGGGAATATACTAGGCTGGGCAAACGATAATATATATAAAAACAAACCTTACGACAGAAGTCTGGTTTTTGAATGGTATAATAATGGCAGTTCCTTTCGGAGTTTAGATAGTTTAGGAGGTCAGCCCAACCCAATTTTTAAAAAGTGGCTTCAGCATCCTGCTTATGATGCATACTGGCAAACAATGGTACCCACACCCCTCGAATACTCAAAAATTGATATTCCGATATTATCAACGACAGGTTATTATGACGGGTCACAAATTGGGGCAATTCAATATTTAAAACTTCACTATAAATACAATAAAAATGCGAACCATTATTTTGTAATTGGTCCCTATGACCATTGGGGTGGACAAAGCAAACCACAAGGAAACTTAATGGGCTATGAAATTGACAGTGTTGCCAATATCAATATGAGAGACTTAGCTTTTCAGTGGCTTGATTTTATTTTGAAAGACAAAGCCCAGCCTGAAATATTAAAAGACAAAATCAATTTTCAGGTAATGGGAACAAATGAATGGAGGCATGCTCCATCATTAGACAAAATAAATAATGATACCTTGACCTTTTATTTAGACCGCACAAGGCTTGCAACCCAAAAACCAATAAAGAGTGGGTTTGAAGTTCAAACAGTTGACTTTATTGACCGGAATAGCCAAAATAATTATTACACTCCGCTAATTATTTTTGACACCCTTGATGCAAGTAATGGTTTGATTTTTAAAACACAACCTTTTGAAACTGATTTTTCAATGAATGGTTCGTTTTTAGGTAGCTTGAACGTAACCATCAACAAAAAAGATATGGACATTTCTTTGGTATTATACGAACTCATGCCCAACGGAAAATATTTTTTCCTTACCCGTTATATAGGCCGGGCCAGCTATGCAAAAGACAATTCTCACAGACAACTTCTAAGACCTAATAAAAAAGAGTTTATTACTTTTAATAATACTAGATTTGTTAGCAAAAAAATTGGAAAGGGAAGTCAGTTCGTAATTTTGCTCAACATCAATAAGCATCCATTTGAAATTATTAATTATGGTTCAGGAAAGCCCGTTTCAGAAGAGACTATTAAAGATGCAGATGAACCTTTACAAATAAAATGGCATAATGACAGTTATATAAAAATACCAGTTTATCAGGATTTTAACGCCAGACAATAA
- a CDS encoding DegV family EDD domain-containing protein — translation MNTTSKSVTELDGKTLYYSFLAGAQKIFENQVLINKINVFPVADADTGTNLASTMRSIVESPIPTSDLKVTAAALADAALTGARGNSGIIFAQFIYGFSTEIQKHETVSVETFAEILRKAVTYAYEAIANPIEGTMITVIREWAEFIYILKDSINDFIELLAQAYQKALESLQATTGRLEVLAKSNVVDAGAKGFVVFLQGMVEFVKIGELRKMLSGRETVVIADSEVVSHDVITFRYCTEAMIVLDEKRKTDLSQIRKSIAHFGDSMVVAGSAKKMRVHIHTDHPSKVMKVLSHYGNITFQKVDDMVMQNEITSNAAYPVALLTDSTCDLPQNLIEKYQVHVVPLSVHFGENYFLDRLTILPEQFYSMLDKAPVYPSTAQPAYKDFFNRYSYLASHYDSIIGMHISAAMSGTWSNSSKASHAVAEHSGKKISVINSKRLSSGLGLIVLRAAKALENGASHTEITNSIDSWSKNTKTFVTSKTMKYMVKSGRVSHSKGLIGSLLNIKPVVIVNDEGRTETFGKPFSEKGSMELVIAKIKSMAETKKIWGYSISHAKNLATANWFADRMKEISGLEPEFIGDGSPVLVVNVGPGVVALSVMFED, via the coding sequence TTGAACACTACCTCCAAATCAGTCACTGAGTTAGACGGTAAAACACTTTACTACAGTTTTTTAGCCGGAGCTCAAAAGATATTCGAAAATCAGGTTCTCATCAATAAAATTAATGTATTTCCGGTAGCTGATGCCGATACGGGAACCAATCTGGCTTCAACCATGAGATCCATTGTTGAAAGCCCCATCCCTACCTCCGATCTGAAAGTTACTGCAGCTGCATTGGCAGATGCTGCGCTTACCGGAGCCCGGGGCAATTCAGGAATTATTTTTGCTCAGTTTATTTACGGTTTCAGTACCGAAATACAGAAGCATGAAACAGTAAGTGTTGAGACTTTTGCCGAAATACTGCGCAAAGCTGTTACTTACGCATATGAAGCTATAGCTAACCCTATCGAAGGAACAATGATTACTGTTATCCGCGAATGGGCTGAGTTTATTTACATTCTCAAGGACAGTATCAACGACTTTATCGAATTATTGGCTCAGGCCTATCAGAAAGCGCTGGAATCTCTTCAGGCTACCACCGGCAGACTTGAAGTTCTTGCCAAATCAAATGTGGTGGATGCCGGGGCTAAAGGATTTGTCGTTTTCCTGCAGGGAATGGTCGAATTTGTAAAAATAGGTGAACTCCGAAAAATGTTATCGGGCCGTGAAACAGTAGTTATTGCTGATTCAGAGGTTGTTTCGCATGATGTGATTACTTTCAGATATTGCACCGAAGCAATGATTGTGCTTGATGAAAAGCGCAAAACCGATCTTTCACAAATCCGCAAGTCAATTGCTCATTTCGGCGATTCTATGGTGGTTGCCGGATCGGCCAAAAAAATGCGCGTTCATATCCACACCGACCATCCTTCAAAGGTGATGAAAGTACTTAGCCACTATGGCAACATCACTTTTCAGAAGGTTGATGATATGGTGATGCAAAATGAAATTACTTCAAATGCAGCTTATCCCGTGGCATTACTCACCGATTCAACCTGCGACCTGCCTCAAAATCTGATTGAAAAATATCAGGTGCATGTTGTTCCTTTAAGCGTGCATTTTGGCGAGAATTATTTTTTAGACCGCCTCACTATCTTACCTGAGCAGTTCTATTCGATGCTGGATAAAGCTCCTGTTTATCCTTCAACTGCACAACCCGCTTACAAAGACTTCTTTAACAGATACTCTTACCTGGCCAGTCATTACGATTCTATTATTGGAATGCATATTAGTGCTGCCATGAGCGGAACCTGGAGCAACAGCTCTAAAGCTTCACATGCAGTGGCTGAACACAGTGGCAAGAAAATAAGTGTGATCAATTCCAAACGTTTGTCGAGCGGTCTGGGGCTTATCGTGCTCAGAGCTGCCAAAGCGCTTGAAAACGGTGCTTCACATACCGAAATAACCAATAGCATTGATTCCTGGTCAAAAAATACCAAAACCTTCGTCACTTCAAAAACCATGAAATACATGGTTAAAAGTGGCAGGGTCAGCCATAGTAAAGGTCTGATTGGCTCTCTTTTAAACATTAAGCCCGTAGTTATTGTAAATGATGAAGGCCGTACCGAAACATTTGGCAAACCCTTTAGTGAAAAAGGCAGCATGGAGCTGGTTATTGCTAAAATAAAAAGCATGGCTGAAACCAAAAAGATTTGGGGCTATTCAATTTCACATGCCAAAAACCTGGCAACAGCCAACTGGTTTGCTGACAGAATGAAGGAAATTTCAGGACTTGAGCCCGAATTTATCGGTGACGGTTCGCCCGTTTTGGTGGTAAATGTTGGGCCGGGCGTTGTTGCTTTGTCTGTGATGTTTGAAGATTAA
- a CDS encoding glycoside hydrolase family 3 C-terminal domain-containing protein — translation MYKQVVFLFFVFIGLSSLNAQPLYLNPEADTDARVKDLIGQLTLEEKASQMLMSTPAIPRLNIPPYDYWNEALHGVGRSGTATVFPQAIGLAATFDNGLIYQVSSAISDEARAKYNAAIAAGNYNRYTGLTFWTPNINIFRDPRWGRGQETYGEDPYLTSLLGVSFVKGLQGNHPDYLKTSACAKHFAVHSGPEKSKHSFNAKVSPKDLYETYLPAFKALVDAGVESVMCAYNRTNDEPCCANNYLLSEVLFGKWGFKGHVVSDCWALVDFYAENGHGTVDNKTEAAALALKSGVNLNCGDTYTALVDAVRSGLVEESLLDEKLFPLLKTRFKLGMFDPMESNPYNAIAYEVVDSKENRALAYEAAKRSIVLLKNNGVLPLKNNLNRYYVVGPNAASIDALLGNYFGVNPNIVTFLEGITAGVAKNSQVQYSPGTTLDRKNVNPIDWSSGEAAEADVTIVAMGLTRHIEGEEGESVSSPYFGDRLDYNIPENQIDYLKKIKGTHGKPVIAVITGGSPMNLSEVHEIADAVLLTWYPGEEGGHALADILFGNAVPSGRLPVTFPKSLEQLPPYEDYAMKGRTYRYMTEEPMYPFGFGLSYTSFSYSDVRLLSSTIKKGESTEISCTVTNTGQYASVEVAQLYITDNQASVETPLFSLKGIQCINLKPGESKKVVFAITPQMLELINEQGEAITEAGDFTLAISGSLPTQRALTLGASAPVRVKLTLE, via the coding sequence ATGTATAAACAAGTAGTGTTTCTTTTTTTCGTTTTTATTGGCTTAAGTTCTTTAAATGCGCAGCCCCTGTATCTCAACCCTGAGGCTGACACTGATGCAAGAGTAAAGGATTTGATTGGGCAGCTTACCCTGGAGGAAAAGGCAAGTCAGATGCTGATGAGTACTCCGGCTATTCCCCGACTGAATATACCACCTTACGACTATTGGAATGAGGCACTACATGGTGTGGGCCGTTCAGGCACTGCAACTGTTTTTCCCCAGGCAATAGGACTGGCCGCCACGTTTGACAATGGCCTTATTTATCAGGTATCTTCCGCCATTTCCGATGAAGCACGCGCTAAATATAATGCAGCCATAGCGGCAGGCAATTATAACAGATATACCGGATTAACCTTTTGGACACCCAATATTAACATTTTCAGAGATCCCCGATGGGGACGCGGGCAGGAAACTTACGGCGAAGATCCTTATTTAACCAGCCTGTTAGGCGTTTCCTTTGTGAAGGGATTACAGGGTAATCATCCTGACTACCTGAAAACATCTGCCTGTGCAAAGCATTTTGCGGTACATAGCGGGCCGGAAAAGTCAAAACATTCGTTTAATGCAAAGGTTTCCCCCAAAGACTTGTATGAAACTTATCTGCCTGCATTTAAGGCTCTTGTTGATGCGGGTGTAGAGTCTGTGATGTGTGCTTACAACAGAACCAACGATGAACCTTGCTGTGCCAACAATTATTTACTTTCAGAAGTATTGTTCGGAAAGTGGGGGTTCAAAGGCCATGTGGTAAGCGATTGCTGGGCCCTGGTTGATTTTTATGCAGAAAATGGCCATGGCACTGTTGACAATAAAACTGAAGCCGCTGCACTGGCCTTGAAAAGTGGTGTGAATCTTAATTGCGGTGATACCTATACCGCCTTGGTCGATGCTGTAAGGTCAGGCCTGGTTGAAGAATCACTGTTGGATGAAAAACTTTTTCCGCTGCTAAAAACCAGATTTAAACTGGGCATGTTCGATCCGATGGAAAGCAATCCTTACAATGCTATTGCATATGAGGTTGTTGACAGCAAAGAAAACAGGGCGCTAGCCTATGAAGCAGCAAAAAGATCAATCGTTCTGTTAAAAAATAATGGGGTACTGCCTCTCAAAAATAATTTGAACAGATATTATGTAGTAGGGCCTAATGCTGCCTCTATCGATGCGCTTTTAGGAAACTATTTTGGCGTAAATCCCAATATTGTCACTTTCCTCGAAGGAATTACAGCCGGAGTTGCTAAAAACAGTCAGGTGCAATACAGCCCGGGAACCACTTTGGATAGAAAGAATGTCAACCCGATTGACTGGTCGAGCGGAGAAGCTGCCGAGGCTGATGTTACCATTGTGGCCATGGGACTTACCAGGCATATTGAAGGTGAAGAAGGAGAATCTGTATCATCACCCTATTTTGGCGATCGACTCGACTATAATATTCCTGAGAATCAAATAGATTACTTAAAAAAAATCAAGGGGACCCATGGCAAACCAGTTATTGCTGTAATTACAGGTGGAAGTCCCATGAATCTTTCTGAAGTTCACGAAATAGCTGACGCTGTTTTACTTACATGGTATCCGGGCGAGGAGGGTGGCCATGCTTTGGCTGACATTTTGTTCGGAAATGCGGTTCCTTCTGGCCGATTGCCCGTTACTTTTCCCAAATCGCTGGAACAGTTACCTCCATACGAAGACTATGCAATGAAAGGTAGGACATACAGGTACATGACCGAAGAACCAATGTATCCTTTTGGATTCGGCTTGAGCTATACTTCATTCTCTTACAGCGATGTAAGACTTCTTTCTTCAACAATAAAAAAAGGTGAAAGCACTGAAATCAGCTGTACAGTTACCAATACAGGCCAATATGCATCTGTAGAAGTTGCACAATTATATATTACAGATAATCAGGCCAGTGTTGAAACTCCCTTGTTTTCTTTAAAAGGCATTCAATGCATCAACCTGAAACCAGGGGAGAGCAAAAAGGTTGTTTTTGCCATCACTCCTCAAATGCTTGAACTTATCAATGAGCAGGGTGAGGCTATTACTGAAGCCGGCGATTTTACTTTGGCTATTTCAGGCAGTTTGCCAACACAAAGAGCATTAACGCTTGGCGCTTCTGCTCCAGTGCGTGTCAAGCTTACGCTGGAATAG
- a CDS encoding SRPBCC family protein: protein MRKILLILLILLSFISVLFIGEIYTFDKYISHPNKGSMNIPINKNAPVKSMNQIEIDAPIDTVWKILTNIRSWADWQKAVSETEVHGEIKEGSQFNWKAGGLSFKSKIHTVKSKSMFGWTGTTFGASAIHNWTFVEINGKTMVKVEESLQGVFPRLFRSYFQRNLDSGVITNLEELKAASEIKK from the coding sequence TTCAGTTTTATTTATTGGTGAAATTTATACTTTTGATAAGTATATTAGCCATCCAAACAAAGGTAGTATGAATATACCAATTAATAAAAACGCCCCTGTAAAGTCAATGAATCAAATAGAAATTGATGCTCCAATTGACACTGTATGGAAGATACTTACCAACATCCGTAGCTGGGCAGATTGGCAAAAGGCTGTTTCAGAAACAGAAGTTCACGGAGAGATAAAGGAAGGTTCCCAATTTAATTGGAAAGCTGGCGGACTTTCTTTTAAATCTAAGATACATACCGTAAAATCAAAGTCGATGTTTGGTTGGACTGGAACTACTTTTGGTGCGAGTGCTATTCATAATTGGACATTTGTAGAGATTAATGGCAAAACAATGGTAAAAGTAGAGGAAAGCCTTCAAGGTGTGTTCCCAAGATTATTCCGTAGCTATTTCCAGCGAAATCTGGATTCAGGGGTTATTACAAATTTAGAAGAGCTAAAAGCGGCTTCAGAAATTAAAAAATAA